The genomic window ACTCTCGAAGCGCGCCAGCAATATCGCATCCTGAAGCGTGCGCTGGATGAGCTGCCGCCGCGCACCCGGCAGGCGCTGCTGCTCAACAGGGCCGAGGGGCTGAGTCACGCGGAAGTGGCTGTCAGGCTTGGCGTCTCGTCCAGCATGGCGACCAAATACATCATGACCGCGCTGGCCCATTGCGCCGACCGGATGCCGGACTGATGCAAAATATTTCGTGAAATCTGCTGCAGTGTTTCGCGGCTCGTTCGTTTGATCTGGTAGGGACCGGATTCATTCTCATCGCACTTCTCATTCATGGCTCTTCCTCCCAAACCTCCGAACCCGCTTCCGCCATCGGAACGGTCCAACGACCCTTTGCGGGATGAGGCTTTGGCGTGGATCGCGCATCTGCATTCCGGCAATGAGACGGAGGCGGACTGGGCCTCGTTCGACGCCTGGCGCAAATTCGATGCGGCTCACGCCAAGGCGGCCCAGAAGGTGGAGAAAATCTGGGAGCAGCTTGGTCCGGCGCTGACGCAGGGGCGGCGGCGCAACTCGATCATCACCAGCATTCTGGTTGCGGTGGTCGCACTGTCAGGCCTTGCGTTCGCTTCAGGTCTTTTCGGTCCGCCAGCGGCGTACTTCGCGGATTTCAGCACGTCTGTCGGCGAAATCCGCACTGTCATCCTGAAGGACGGCTCGCGGGTTGATCTCGATACCGCGACCAGTTTCGACGTGGACGCCGATCAGAGACACATCGTGCTGCATACGGGGCGGATCTTCGTGCAGGTTGCGAGAGACCCAAGCAGGCCATTCTCGGTGACATCGGGCGACACGACAGTCCGCGCGCTCGGCACCGCGTTCGTGGTGCGCCGGGATGGTGATGCGACCACGGTCGCGGTGACGGAGCATGCCGTCAGCTTCTCCAACCGGCGCGACAGCTTGCGCGTAGAGGCGGGTCACGCGCTGACGTACTCGCTCGCAAAGGGATTTGAGCAAACCCGCACGATCGATTTGGACACAGCGACATCGTGGCGCCGGGGAGAACTCGCGTTCGGCGACCGGCCGCTGAGCGATGTGGTGAAGGAGATCGAGCGGTATCACCGCGGCAGGATCGTCATCCTGGGCGATGCGGTGGGTCGTCTGCCGGTGAGCGGTGTCTTCGATGTGAGGGACACCGATACGCTGTTCGCATCGATTGAGCTCGCGCTTCCCGTGCAGGTGATCCGACTGCCCGGCGTTGCCATTCTGCGATGGAACTCATCACGCGCGCCTCCGCCAAGGAGTTAGAGACGTTCTAGACGATTTTGTTGTCATGTTTTTCGCGTCGTCCGTTTCATCAGCAGGGAAGCGGCGCGTGCCGCCGGCTGCAAGTGAAACAGGGGCTGTGCAGGATGCATTTGGGTTGGGGCAATTCGTTTTCGTCGTCGCGTGCGCTGAGGACGCTCCTTTTCTGTACGTCCGCGCTCGCGGCTGTATTGCCCGCAACACCATCATTGGCGCAAGGGGCTGCCGAAATGTCCGCGCCGCGGGGGCGTATGGCGTCGGTGCTGACGTTCGAGATTGCGCCCGGTAAGCTTTCCGATGCGCTCACCGCGTGGGCCAAAACGTCCGGCCTCAAGATCCTGGCACCAAGTGACAAGATCAAGGATGTGCAGACCGCGGGCGCAACTGGTCGTCTGACGTCTGCGGACGCGCTGCATCAGTTGCTGTCCGGCACAGAGCTTGATTACCGGATGACCAATGAGCGTCACGTCACGGTCTTCGATCCGAAGGCGGTGCTCGATGCCCATGCGCAAGCGGCGGGCGCGCTGCCGACGGTGGAGGTTACGGAAACCAAGCCCAATGACGCTAGTTCCTTGCCGCCGGTCTATGCCGGCGGGCAGGTGGCGAGCGGGGCAAAGCTAGGGCTGCTCGGCAATCGCGGCGTGTTCGATACACCGTTCAACACGACCAGCTATACGTCAAAGACGATCGAAGACCAGCAGGCCAAGGCCATCGGCGACGTTCTGGCGAATGATCCCTCCGTTCGCATACTGAGCTCCCAACCCAATGGCGGTGAAACCTTCTTTATTCGCGGCTTTCCTGTCGCGAACGCAAACGTCGCGTTTGATGGTCTCTACGGCGTCGTTCCCTACTGGAAAGGTTCTGTCGCATCGGCCGAACGAATAGAGGTTGTGAAAGGCCCCGGCGCATTGCTGTTCGGGATGGCACCCGGCGGTTCTGTGGGAGGAAGCGTCAACATCGTTCCGAAGCGAGCAGGGGATGAGCCGCTCACGCGCGTGATCGGCAACTACGTGGCGGATTCGAATTTTGGTGGTCAGGTCGACGTAGGCCGACGGTTCGGCGACCAGAACGAGTTCGGCGTTCGCTTCAACGGTGTTTACCGCGATGGCGAGACGTATCGCGATACGTCGCAGCGCCAGGGTGAAGTTGCCCTTGGTCTCGATTATCGCGGCGAACGCGCAAGGGTCTCGCTCGATCTCGGCTACCTTGATCTGCGTTATAATGGGACTGAAGGCGCAATGTTCGCGGGAACGAACATCATTCCGCCAGCTCCGGATGCCAGGAAGCAGATCTTCCAGCCCTGGACCTATTACAACAGCCAGACGCTTTACGGCGCGGTGCGCGGCGAAGTGGATGTCACGGACAATGTGACGGTGTACGCTGCCGCAGGTGGCCGCAACTATAAGGATCAATATCTTCTGCCTTTTGGCAGTGGTCTGACCGCAGCCGGAAACTTCACCGAGAATTTTTCGCGGGCCAACGAATACTGGAATGCCTACACCGCAGAAACCGGTATCCGCGCCAAGTTTGACACCGGATTTGTCAGCCACCGTGTGAGTGTTGCGGCCAGCACCCTGGTGACCGAGAATGGCAGCTTGAGCGACGCTAGCCTGCCGCCCGTAGCGTCCAATATCTACAATCCGACTTTTGTCGCCCGTCCTACCTATGCGTCTTTCGGCGCATTGCCAAAGACAGCGGCGAGTGAATTGAACGGCGTGGCAGTCGCCGACACGTTATCGGTTCTTCAGGAGCGAATTCAGTTCATCGTTGGTGCACGCTATCAGGAAGTACAGGCCGAAAATTTCAATGCAACAACGGGGGTGCGGACGTCCAATTATGAGAGCAACGCGGTGTCGCCGGCTTTTGGTGTGGTCGTGAAGCCGGTGGAATCCATATCGCTCTACGCCAACTATATTGAAGGATTGAGTGCGGGTCTGGTCGCTCCGCCAGGTACGAACAACGCCGGCCAGGTGTTTCCACCCATCGTCTCAAAACAGACGGAGGGCGGCGTGAAGTTCAAAATGGGGGCGCTCGGCGCGACTGTCGGTTACTTCGACATCACGCTCCCGAGTATCTTTAATGACAACAATACATACGTAATGAATGGGCTGCAAAGAAACAGCGGCGTTGAGTTCAATGTCTTCGGTGAAATCACGCCCGGTTTGCGGGCTCTTGGCGGCTTCATGTTTCTTGAAGCCGAGCTGGAGAAAACTGCTGGCGGCACCTTCGACGGAAACATGCCGACCAACGTTCCGCGTAGAAGCGTCAATCTCGGCGTGGAGTGGGATACGCCCTTCATTCATGGCCTTACTTTGACTGCTCGGGGAATCTACACGAGCTCGGTCTACGTCAATCAGGCGAACACCCAGGTTTTGCCCGACTGGACGCGATATGACGTAGGAGCGCGCTACAAGATCGAGCGGGCGAACGGCAAGCCAGTTACCATCGTCGCAAACGTAATCAATGTCTTCGACAAGGCCTATTGGTCTTCGGCCTCGCTCTATCGAGGTGCCCCGAGAACCTTCATGCTCTCGACCGTTTTTGATTTCTAAGATCGAACAGATCATCAATGAAGCCTCGCCTGATATTTACGCTCCTCCACCGATGGGCTGGATTGACGATCGCGGCTTTCATCTTCTTCAGTGGGATCACGGGCGCAATCATCTCCTGGGACCACGAGATCGATGAATTGATCAATTCCGATTTTTTGAAGACGACCTCAACGGGGCCGCGGATACCGCCATTGGACATGCTCGCGCGGGCTCAGGCGCGCGAGCCGCAGGCTTACGTGGGCTACATCAAGATGGTGCCCGATGAAGGCGATACCTATGAGATCGGGTTTCAGCCGCGGCAGAATCCTGCGACTGGGA from Nitrobacteraceae bacterium AZCC 1564 includes these protein-coding regions:
- a CDS encoding hypothetical protein (product_source=Hypo-rule applied) — protein: MNEKCDENESGPYQIKRTSRETLQQISRNILHQSGIRSAQWASAVMMYLVAMLDETPSLTATSA
- a CDS encoding transmembrane sensor (product_source=KO:K07165; cog=COG3712; ko=KO:K07165; pfam=PF04773,PF16220; superfamily=51905; transmembrane_helix_parts=Inside_1_56,TMhelix_57_79,Outside_80_299) produces the protein MAWIAHLHSGNETEADWASFDAWRKFDAAHAKAAQKVEKIWEQLGPALTQGRRRNSIITSILVAVVALSGLAFASGLFGPPAAYFADFSTSVGEIRTVILKDGSRVDLDTATSFDVDADQRHIVLHTGRIFVQVARDPSRPFSVTSGDTTVRALGTAFVVRRDGDATTVAVTEHAVSFSNRRDSLRVEAGHALTYSLAKGFEQTRTIDLDTATSWRRGELAFGDRPLSDVVKEIERYHRGRIVILGDAVGRLPVSGVFDVRDTDTLFASIELALPVQVIRLPGVAILRWNSSRAPPPRS
- a CDS encoding iron complex outermembrane receptor protein (product_source=KO:K02014; cath_funfam=2.170.130.10,2.40.170.20; cog=COG1629; ko=KO:K02014; pfam=PF00593,PF07715; smart=SM00965; superfamily=56935; tigrfam=TIGR01783), whose protein sequence is MSAPRGRMASVLTFEIAPGKLSDALTAWAKTSGLKILAPSDKIKDVQTAGATGRLTSADALHQLLSGTELDYRMTNERHVTVFDPKAVLDAHAQAAGALPTVEVTETKPNDASSLPPVYAGGQVASGAKLGLLGNRGVFDTPFNTTSYTSKTIEDQQAKAIGDVLANDPSVRILSSQPNGGETFFIRGFPVANANVAFDGLYGVVPYWKGSVASAERIEVVKGPGALLFGMAPGGSVGGSVNIVPKRAGDEPLTRVIGNYVADSNFGGQVDVGRRFGDQNEFGVRFNGVYRDGETYRDTSQRQGEVALGLDYRGERARVSLDLGYLDLRYNGTEGAMFAGTNIIPPAPDARKQIFQPWTYYNSQTLYGAVRGEVDVTDNVTVYAAAGGRNYKDQYLLPFGSGLTAAGNFTENFSRANEYWNAYTAETGIRAKFDTGFVSHRVSVAASTLVTENGSLSDASLPPVASNIYNPTFVARPTYASFGALPKTAASELNGVAVADTLSVLQERIQFIVGARYQEVQAENFNATTGVRTSNYESNAVSPAFGVVVKPVESISLYANYIEGLSAGLVAPPGTNNAGQVFPPIVSKQTEGGVKFKMGALGATVGYFDITLPSIFNDNNTYVMNGLQRNSGVEFNVFGEITPGLRALGGFMFLEAELEKTAGGTFDGNMPTNVPRRSVNLGVEWDTPFIHGLTLTARGIYTSSVYVNQANTQVLPDWTRYDVGARYKIERANGKPVTIVANVINVFDKAYWSSASLYRGAPRTFMLSTVFDF